Part of the Apilactobacillus apisilvae genome is shown below.
TTACCTGGCAAAACAAGTCCTTCTGATGCAATTTTATCTTCTAATAATTTCATATAAATTCTCCTTATTTATGTTTTATCATATTGATTCAAATGATACCTTTTAATAGTTTCGATGATTTTTTTAGTATATTTAGGATCTGTTGCATACCCATCAATTTGTAATCCCTCAGCAGCTGCAACATAATTATCGGAATTAACTACATCTTGATATTGATTACGATTCCAATTAGTTCCATTAAATAATAATCTAGCATGGCTTTGAACTGATTCGTCCCAATTTTTATAAACTCGAAAATTTCCATTTATTTTTATAAAGTTTCCATTAACAAATTCATTAGTTGATAATTTTACTGATGGTTGTCCTTCAAAAGCCTTTATGCCATATAAATTATTGTATTTCATAGCCAATTGACTAGTCCCCCAATCAGATTCAATTACTGCTTGAGCTAAACTGATACTAGCTAAAATACCATATTTTCTTTGCGCATCGTTAACGGAAGGCAATAACTTATTAATGAAATTACGATGATTTTTTTCGACATTTTTTTGATTATAAATATTATAAGTATAAGCTTTATTAAAATAATAATAACCAGTAGAAAAAATTAATATAGTTAAAATAAAAATTATAAATATCCAACCAAAATTAATAGTTATCTTTTTATTTTTAATATAATCATCTCTTTTCACTTTTAAACATAATTCTAAACTATTTTATATAAAAATAGCAATGTTATAATTAATAAAGACTAATAAATTGACAAAAAGAATTTTTTTAGTTATTTTTAAACTGTATGTTAGGAGATGTTTACCTTTGGTAAAAGATAAATTAACAAGTAATGATAAATCACCTTTCGATATTGGTGACCAAGTTTCATTTGATCTTGAAAAAACTGTTTTTAAGGGAATTATTGAAAAAGCATATAATAATTCATATTTAATCGCTTTTAAAACTAATGATCCTGTTCTAGAAGATAAGTATCATGATAAAGTTGTTATTAGTAACAAAAAATTAAAGATGGTTAAAAAAAGTCCTAATAACAGTAAAGGTAAAAATAAACCAGAAGAAGAAAATGAAAAAAAGTAGTGATTTTAGGAACTGCAACTATTATTTTGAACAAATAAATAAAAGCAGCTTTCTAATTATTTAATTGGGCAACTGATTTCCTGTACTCTACAGGTGATTGGTTGCCTAATTTTGTTAATATTCGTGTATTATTCCAAAATTTGATATAATTATTCACACACCTAATGGTATCTGCTAAACCTTTTGGTTTAGCTTGTGTGTATATCATTTCAGTCTTTAGGCTTGAGTGAAATGATTCAATGATGGCGTTATCAGCTGGCGTCCCTTTACGGGACATACTTCTGATGGCGCCTTTTTTGCGTGCTAATTCAAAAAATTCACGCAAAGTATAAGTAGAACCCTGATCACTATGAATGATAGCACCACTTAAATAGCCTAA
Proteins encoded:
- a CDS encoding glycoside hydrolase family 73 protein, whose translation is MKRDDYIKNKKITINFGWIFIIFILTILIFSTGYYYFNKAYTYNIYNQKNVEKNHRNFINKLLPSVNDAQRKYGILASISLAQAVIESDWGTSQLAMKYNNLYGIKAFEGQPSVKLSTNEFVNGNFIKINGNFRVYKNWDESVQSHARLLFNGTNWNRNQYQDVVNSDNYVAAAEGLQIDGYATDPKYTKKIIETIKRYHLNQYDKT
- a CDS encoding DUF2187 domain-containing protein, which translates into the protein MVKDKLTSNDKSPFDIGDQVSFDLEKTVFKGIIEKAYNNSYLIAFKTNDPVLEDKYHDKVVISNKKLKMVKKSPNNSKGKNKPEEENEKK